A stretch of the Poseidonibacter parvus genome encodes the following:
- a CDS encoding AEC family transporter: protein MLSVLPVYFFIVLGFMAKKVFSDEINERTLVLLSLYFFQPILIFWGLTKAPIDYAFIASPLVYLAIVLISLLILLIVNKKIFKQRQDQSIYLATSLVGNTGNLGIPLGIALFGMASVPYTSIINIANILFIYIFSVYFFAREQFSLKEAIFSISKIPGIWFAILALLVNYNGIGIDKNIYTALEMGAYASMVIQLLIFGMYLSKIKIKSMPWYSSLHISFIKHIFLPLFGIFIILYFTNLNAYVASILIMELMVPLAVNNVNLAALYNCKPYDVTASILISSVIFVFLLYPYIQIIEYFIK from the coding sequence ATCTTATCTGTTTTACCAGTTTATTTTTTTATTGTTTTAGGTTTTATGGCTAAGAAAGTTTTTAGTGATGAGATTAATGAAAGAACATTAGTTCTTTTATCTCTTTACTTTTTCCAACCTATTTTAATCTTTTGGGGACTAACAAAAGCTCCTATTGATTATGCATTTATAGCTTCTCCTTTAGTATATTTAGCAATTGTTTTAATTTCACTACTAATTTTATTAATAGTAAATAAAAAGATATTTAAACAAAGACAAGATCAATCTATTTATTTAGCAACTTCACTTGTAGGAAATACTGGTAATTTAGGTATTCCTTTAGGAATTGCACTATTTGGAATGGCTTCTGTTCCTTACACAAGTATTATAAATATTGCAAATATATTATTTATATATATATTCTCAGTTTATTTCTTTGCAAGAGAGCAATTTTCACTAAAAGAAGCAATTTTCTCAATTTCAAAAATACCTGGTATTTGGTTTGCAATATTAGCATTACTTGTAAATTATAATGGTATTGGAATTGATAAAAATATTTATACTGCTTTAGAAATGGGTGCTTATGCTTCTATGGTAATTCAATTATTAATTTTTGGTATGTATTTATCTAAAATCAAAATCAAATCTATGCCTTGGTATTCATCTTTACATATTAGTTTTATCAAACATATATTTTTACCATTATTTGGAATATTTATCATTTTATACTTTACCAATTTAAACGCTTATGTGGCTTCAATTTTAATTATGGAGCTTATGGTACCACTTGCTGTTAATAATGTGAATTTAGCAGCTTTATACAACTGTAAACCATATGATGTAACAGCTTCGATTTTGATTTCATCTGTAATTTTTGTTTTTCTTTTATATCCTTATATTCAAATTATTGAATATTTTATTAAATAG